One Elaeis guineensis isolate ETL-2024a chromosome 10, EG11, whole genome shotgun sequence genomic window carries:
- the LOC105053250 gene encoding LOW QUALITY PROTEIN: 5-methyltetrahydropteroyltriglutamate--homocysteine methyltransferase 2 (The sequence of the model RefSeq protein was modified relative to this genomic sequence to represent the inferred CDS: inserted 2 bases in 2 codons; substituted 1 base at 1 genomic stop codon) encodes MASHIVGYPRMGPKRELKFALESFWDGKSSADDLQKVAADLRXSIWKQMAGAGIKYIPSNTFSYYDQVLDTTAMLGAVPQRYGWSGAEIGFDTYFSMARGNALVPAMEMTKWFDTNYHYIXPELAPDTKFTYASHKAVSEYKEARRYASEXVLGIDTVPVLIGPVTYLLLSKPAKGVEKSFATLSLLGNVLPIYQEVIMELKAAGASWIQFDEPTLVMDLDAHQLEAFTKAYSELESSFSGLNVLVETYFADVPAEAYKTITTLNGVSGFGFDLVRGTNTLDLIKSAGFPSGKYLFAGVVDGRNIWANDLASSLSSLGVLEAIVGKDNLVVSTSCSLMHTAVDLVNETKLDGEIKSWLAFAAQKVVEVNALAKALAGHKDEAFFSANAAAQASRKSSPRVTNEEVQTAAAALKGSDHCRATNVSARLDAQQKKLNLPILPSTTIGSFPQTMDLRRVRREYKANKISEEEYVNAIREEINKVVKLQEELDIDVLVHGDLRNDMVEYFGEQLSGFAFTVNGWVQSYGSRCVKPPIIYGDVSRPKAMTVFWSSMAQSMTSRPMKGMLTGPVTILNWSFVRNDQPRFETCYQIALAIKKEVEDLEAAGIQVIQIDEAALREGLPLRKSEQAFYLDWAVHSFRITNCGVNDTTQIHTHMCYSNFNDIIHSIIDMDADVITIENSRSDEKLLSVFREGVKYGAGIGPGVYDIHSPRIPSTEEIADRINKMLAVLESNILWVNPDCGLKTRKYTEVKPALTNMVAAAKTLRKQLASAK; translated from the exons ATGGCATCACACATTGTTGGATATCCTCGGATGGGGCCCAAGAGAGAGCTGAAGTTTGCTCTGGAATCCTTTTGGGATGGGAAGAGCAGTGCTGATGATTTGCAGAAAGTTGCTGCAGATCTCA TTTCCATTTGGAAGCAGATGGCTGGTGCTGGGATCAAGTACATCCCAAGCAACACTTTTTCGTACTATGATCAAGTGCTTGATACAACGGCAATGCTTGGTGCTGTTCCTCAAAGATATGGATGGAGTGGTGCAGAGATTGGTTTTGACACATACTTCTCTATGGCCAGAGGAAATGCTTTGGTACCTGCCATGGAGATGACCAAGTGGTTCGACACTAACTA TCATTACA GTCCTGAATTGGCCCCAGATACCAAGTTCACCTATGCTTCTCACAAAGCTGTCTCCGAGTACAAGGAGGCAAGGCGGTATGCTTCTGAATAAGTT CTAGGAATTGATACTGTTCCAGTGCTCATAGGACCTGTGACATATTTGCTGCTCTCAAAGCCAGCAAAAGGAGTTGAAAAATCCTTTGCTACTCTCTCACTTCTGGGAAATGTCCTGCCTATCTATCA GGAAGTTATTATGGAATTGAAGGCAGCAGGTGCttcatggattcaatttgatGAGCCGACCCTCGTAATGGATCTTGATGCTCACCAACTGGAAGCATTTACCAAAGCCTACTCAGAACTGGAATCATCATTCTCTGGTTTGAATGTCCTAGTTGAAACCTACTTTGCTGATGTTCCTGCTGAGGCATACAA GACTATCACTACATTGAATGGCGTCTCAGGTTTCGGTTTTGATCTTGTCCGTGGAACCAACACACTTGACTTAATAAAAAGTGCAGGCTTCCCCTCTGGCAAATATCTTTTTGCTGGAGTTGTGGATGGGAGGAACATTTGGGCTAATGATCTAGCTTCCTCCCTGAGCTCTCTTGGTGTTCTGGAGGCTATTGTAGGCAAAG ACAACCTTGTGGTGTCTACTTCTTGCTCGCTTATGCACACTGCTGTTGATCTGGTAAATGAGACCAAGTTGGATGGTGAAATCAAGtcgtggctggcttttgctgcaCAAAAGGTGGTTGAAGTGAATGCGCTGGCAAAGGCATTGGCTGGTCACAAGGATGAG GCCTTCTTCTCAGCAAATGCTGCTGCTCAGGCTTCAAGAAAATCATCACCTAGGGTGACCAACGAAGAAGTTCAAACAGCT GCTGCTGCTCTGAAGGGGTCTGACCATTGCCGAGCGACAAATGTTAGTGCAAGATTGGATGCTCAACAGAAGAAGCTTAACCTTCCAATCCTTCCTTCTACCACTATTGGTTCATTCCCTCAGACAATGGATCTCCGAAGGGTGCGCCGTGAATACAAGGCAAACAA AATATCTGAAGAGGAGTATGTGAATGCGATCAGAGAGGAAATCAACAAGGTTGTCAAACTGCAGGAGGAGCTTGACATTGATGTCCTTGTTCATGGAGACCTGAG GAATGATATGGTTGAATACTTTGGGGAGCAGTTATCCGGTTTTGCATTCACAGTTAATGGTTGGGTGCAATCTTATGGTTCCCGATGTGTTAAGCCACCTATCATCTATGGTGATGTGAGCCGTCCTAAGGCGATGACCGTATTCTGGTCCTCAATGGCCCAGAGCATGACTTCACGCCCCATGAAAGGAATGCTGACGGGTCCAGTCACAATCCTGAACTGGTCCTTTGTGAGAAATGACCAACCAAG ATTTGAGACTTGCTATCAGATTGCCCTTGCTATCAAGAAAGAAGTTGAAGATTTGGAAGCTGCTGGAATTCAG GTCATCCAAATTGATGAAGCAGCTTTGAGAGAGGGGTTGCCTCTCCGCAAGTCTGAGCAGGCCTTCTATCTTGATTGGGCCGTCCACTCTTTCAGGATCACCAACTGCGGTGTCAACGATACAACTCAG ATTCACACCCACATGTGCTACTCCAACTTCAATGACATCATCCACTCAATCATTGACATGGATGCTGATGTGATCACCATTGAGAACTCGCGGTCTGATGAGAAGCTCCTCTCTGTATTCCGTGAGGGTGTGAAGTATGGTGCAGGTATCGGCCCCGGGGTGTATGACATACACTCACCTAGAATCCCATCCACGGAGGAGATTGCAGACCGAATTAACAAGATGCTGGCGGTGCTTGAGAGCAACATCCTGTGGGTTAACCCTGACTGTGGGCTCAAGACCCGCAAGTACACAGAGGTCAAGCCTGCACTTACCAACATGGTTGCTGCAGCCAAGACCCTTCGGAAGCAGTTGGCTAGTGCCAAGTAG
- the LOC105053251 gene encoding uncharacterized protein produces MEAMLGSRIYAEVDPYCQWVLGKEFDTLLVDVSGFKKEELKAQVDTLGNLKIHGERQIEGNQWCRFLKSFQLPKDCNARMIKINLDEGILYVVVPKPMAKNHLPQHSNGHAHNDGGVNETRENSLAEGAANNNVHVPETSKQGMENVAKGLNKYRQFITNAVVAIIVVVGLGIYIGYKLSAIKKAHNECSL; encoded by the exons ATGGAAGCTATGTTGGGTTCTCGTATTTATGCAGAGGTTGATCCTTATTGTCAGTGGGTTCTAGGGAAGGAATTCGACACCCTCCTTGTCGATGTCTCGG GGTTTAAGAAAGAAGAATTAAAGGCCCAAGTTGACACATTAGGGAACCTAAAGATCCATGGAGAACGCCAGATCGAGGGCAATCAATGGTGTCGCTTCCTGAAGAGCTTCCAACTCCCAAAAGATTGCAATGCAAGGatgatcaaaatcaatttagatgAAGGAATTCTTTACGTGGTAGTGCCAAAGCCAATGGCCAAGAACCATTTGCCACAACATAGCAATGGGCATGCACACAACGATGGAGGTGTCAATGAGACAAGAGAGAACTCCTTAGCAGAAGGTGCAGCTAACAACAATGTTCATGTGCCTGAAACTTCTAAGCAGGGAATGGAGAATGTTGCAAAGGGATTGAACAAGTATAGGCAATTCATAACAAATGCTGTTGTGGCCATCATTGTTGTTGTAGGGCTTGGGATATACATAGGATATAAACTAAGCGCCATAAAAAAGGCACATAATGAATGTAGTCTATAA
- the LOC105053248 gene encoding uncharacterized protein: MASISLIINSFKHIRRALSKRENKAKKAHIDMRSAVGQRVYDDFVPSHEFIREETAGTLTVELPGYKKEQIKVQIDKYGKLKISGERPLEGNRWSRFRKEFQVPENCNVGDIRAKFENGRLNVLLPKLITEEVKGQEQPTEAPQKPEESQKPTTEPKPSTSQDDMNQKASVKPNGVAKKQEDEKRGEPAADARKDVQKVGEKEKDQTEEKKYDEKVAGAVKHEEGEKGDAVPDVQKKEAVLEPAAAGNGRNGESKLKHKLDELGFDFDKQKQIMVNGIVAAVLLVGLGWYLTHKLSPMEEGRH, encoded by the exons ATGGCCTCCATCTCCCTCATCATTAATTCATTCAAGCACATTAGAAGAGCTCTAAGTAAGagagagaacaaagcaaagaaggcTCACATAGATATGAGGTCCGCCGTCGGTCAGCGTGTCTACGATGATTTCGTTCCCTCGCATGAGTTCATTCGAGAGGAAACTGCTGGTACACTCACCGTCGAGCTCCCAG GATATAAGAAAGAGCAAATCAAAGTTCAGATTGATAAGTATGGGAAGCTGAAGATTAGCGGAGAACGTCCTCTCGAAGGCAACCGATGGAGCCGATTTCGCAAAGAATTCCAAGTCCCTGAGAACTGCAACGTTGGTGACATCCGTGCTAAGTTCGAGAACGGGCGTCTCAATGTGTTATTACCAAAATTGATCACCGAAGAAGTCAAGGGGCAAGAACAGCCTACAGAAGCTCCTCAGAAGCCCGAGGAAAGCCAGAAACCGACGACCGAGCCGAAACCGAGCACCAGCCAGGATGACATGAACCAGAAAGCATCTGTTAAGCCAAATGGTGTTGCTAAGAAACAAGAAGATGAGAAGAGAGGTGAACCGGCCGCTGATGCAAGAAAAGATGTGCAGAAGGtgggggagaaggagaaggatcaAACTGAAGAGAAGAAATATGATGAGAAGGTTGCAGGTGCTGTGAAACATGAAGAGGGTGAGAAAGGTGATGCAGTCCCTGATGTCCAGAAAAAGGAGGCAGTGTTGGAACCTGCGGCAGCCGGCAATGGCAGAAACGGGGAGAGTAAGTTGAAGCACAAGTTGGATGAATTGGGCTTCGACTTCGACAAGCAAAAGCAGATCATGGTGAATGGAATTGTGGCTGCTGTGCTCTTGGTTGGGTTGGGATGGTACCTGACCCACAAACTGAGTCCAATGGAGGAAGGTCGCCACTAA